A genomic region of Jeotgalibaca ciconiae contains the following coding sequences:
- a CDS encoding helix-turn-helix domain-containing protein, with the protein MNLWIIVIILLVSAILLLLISFFTKEEEHALLTEVSDFTLQITEDVHALKTRLSTVEKIVKEDSSENEDLPIKKMTAVTKQHAVSLHEKGKTIDEIAEQLDLPETTVQLILDNHQESLQ; encoded by the coding sequence ATGAACTTATGGATAATCGTAATTATATTATTAGTATCAGCAATCCTTCTTCTGTTAATTTCTTTCTTCACAAAAGAAGAGGAACATGCTTTACTAACCGAAGTCAGTGATTTTACGCTTCAAATTACAGAAGATGTGCATGCTTTAAAAACTAGACTTTCCACAGTTGAAAAAATAGTAAAAGAAGATTCTTCTGAAAATGAGGATCTTCCAATTAAAAAGATGACAGCTGTTACCAAGCAGCACGCAGTATCGCTTCATGAAAAAGGTAAGACGATTGATGAAATTGCTGAGCAATTGGATCTTCCTGAAACCACTGTTCAATTAATTCTTGATAACCATCAAGAAAGCTTGCAATAA
- a CDS encoding DEAD/DEAH box helicase, whose product MNFKQYNFQSFIMEAIEELGFKEPTEIQQRIIPIIQSNKSVVGRSQTGSGKSHSFLLPILNKIDPTKDEVQAIITAPSRELAEQLYQVAAQIVAKAPTEIRVTNYVGGTDKKRQLAKLENNQPHVVIGTPGRILDLVNEQGLKVHTAGILVVDEADMTLDLGFLHDVDQIAGRLPRELQMLVFSATIPQKLQPFLMKYMEKPQIINLEPKDVIAPTITNYLLPTKGQTKIKVLEDVLSIGQQYFTLVFANTKQNVNEIANALKEKGYDCAVLHGDIPARERKRIMRRVHNLEYQLMIATDLAARGIDIEGVSHVINYEIPKDSDFFVHRIGRTGRKDLAGTAITLYSPDEEKSVNELERIGIQFQTVRIKDGGFEEIDDRRNRQRKNTKSQTEVDPRIRGMVKKAKKKVKPNYKKKLNEQIKRQSKTNRGSDFNRKKKK is encoded by the coding sequence ATGAATTTTAAACAATACAACTTTCAATCTTTCATTATGGAAGCAATTGAAGAATTGGGATTTAAAGAACCAACTGAAATTCAACAACGTATTATTCCAATCATTCAATCGAATAAAAGTGTTGTTGGAAGATCTCAAACAGGATCTGGAAAAAGTCACAGTTTCTTATTGCCAATTTTAAATAAAATTGATCCGACTAAAGATGAAGTACAAGCAATTATTACTGCGCCAAGCCGTGAACTAGCAGAGCAACTTTATCAAGTTGCTGCTCAAATCGTTGCAAAGGCACCAACCGAAATCCGTGTAACAAATTACGTAGGCGGGACAGACAAAAAGAGACAATTAGCGAAGTTAGAAAATAATCAGCCCCATGTTGTTATCGGAACCCCAGGAAGAATTTTGGATTTGGTGAATGAACAAGGATTAAAAGTTCATACAGCAGGGATACTTGTAGTAGATGAAGCAGACATGACACTAGACTTAGGGTTTCTACATGACGTTGATCAGATTGCTGGCAGACTGCCAAGAGAGTTGCAAATGTTAGTCTTTTCCGCAACGATACCTCAAAAATTGCAGCCATTCCTGATGAAGTATATGGAAAAACCACAAATTATCAATTTGGAACCTAAAGATGTGATTGCTCCGACGATTACCAATTATTTATTACCAACTAAAGGACAAACAAAAATAAAAGTATTAGAAGATGTTTTATCGATTGGACAGCAGTATTTTACGCTCGTCTTTGCAAATACAAAACAAAATGTAAATGAAATTGCGAATGCGTTAAAAGAAAAAGGATACGATTGCGCGGTTCTGCACGGAGATATTCCAGCTCGTGAAAGAAAGAGAATTATGAGAAGGGTTCATAATTTGGAATACCAACTAATGATTGCGACGGATCTAGCTGCTAGAGGAATCGATATTGAAGGAGTTTCTCATGTTATTAATTATGAAATTCCAAAAGATAGTGATTTTTTTGTTCACCGCATTGGTCGTACGGGTCGTAAAGATTTAGCAGGAACAGCTATTACCCTCTATTCGCCAGATGAAGAAAAGTCAGTGAACGAACTAGAACGTATTGGAATTCAATTTCAAACAGTTCGAATAAAAGACGGTGGATTTGAAGAAATAGACGATCGTAGAAATCGTCAACGAAAAAACACTAAGAGTCAAACGGAAGTTGATCCACGTATTCGAGGAATGGTTAAAAAGGCCAAGAAAAAGGTTAAACCCAACTACAAGAAAAAGTTAAATGAACAAATTAAAAGACAGTCTAAAACGAATAGAGGTTCAGACTTTAACCGAAAGAAAAAGAAATAA
- a CDS encoding 5-formyltetrahydrofolate cyclo-ligase — translation MDKQTIRMEILTTLKKLPKQKRMSYNQQLISKLINSSEWKSSEVVGVTLARYPEVETEKIISAAWDAGKKVVIPYSGRNRRLSFYYYERDTPLEESKIGLLEPADRSEEVPKELIDLLIVPGLSYSKRGYRVGFGGGYYDRYLADYYGKTISILYPFQLDEQVEDLVEPFDIPIQKLFIASE, via the coding sequence ATGGATAAACAAACTATTCGCATGGAAATACTAACTACTCTTAAAAAACTACCGAAACAAAAAAGAATGAGTTATAACCAGCAGCTGATTTCAAAGCTTATAAATAGTTCAGAATGGAAAAGTTCTGAAGTAGTAGGGGTTACCTTAGCACGATATCCGGAAGTTGAAACTGAAAAAATCATTTCAGCTGCTTGGGACGCAGGAAAGAAAGTCGTTATTCCATACAGTGGAAGAAATCGAAGATTGTCTTTTTATTACTATGAGAGAGACACCCCATTGGAAGAAAGTAAAATTGGTTTGTTGGAACCCGCAGATCGTTCAGAAGAAGTACCAAAAGAATTAATTGATTTACTTATTGTTCCTGGACTGAGTTATTCAAAAAGGGGCTACCGAGTCGGATTTGGCGGCGGGTATTATGATCGTTATTTAGCAGATTATTACGGAAAAACGATTTCGATATTGTATCCATTTCAGTTAGACGAACAGGTTGAAGACCTGGTAGAGCCGTTCGATATCCCCATACAAAAATTGTTCATCGCTTCTGAATAA
- a CDS encoding YfhO family protein: MLRTESIRKTQKLLLLSFLLPFSIMAIIYVFMGVYPFGNNTLLTIDLGQQYVDFYSYYRHTLLEEPHAIFYSFVKGIGGEMVGVWGYYLNSPFNLLLLLFPQRYLPVGVTLLILLKISSSGLSFAYLLIKKFDGQGYLVPTFAVSYALMGYTIANQLNVMWLDGLILLPLIVLGVEKLIDGEKGFFYTVTLAIMLFSHYYIAYMICLFICFYFLFALSKQEQTKGKNFSERFIFYCKKTISFAFHSILGACLVAFSLLPNFVSLLGGKASYTSDAIDWSLEYPFPEVLSKFYIGSFNFDQLPSGHPNLFIGTIALVGFLFYFFNRQFSLKERMVALAVTVFFFLSMNVQILNKAWHGFQNPIWYPYRFSFVVCFFFILNGFRSIQKNKSFPLSFACLLLILQTGSALYVLEQDFEFVIPFQVLTTVLFLIFVLVLFLVRESAYKWMPYVLLLTAVVEMSTNAAIDLTRLSYVKMAPFNDYQLVLNDMLANVRPKKDEFYRIEKVFQRSKNDSFQANYPSASHFSSTFEKEVPELYSYLGFPEGNGFVSYSTGTLFTDAFFGIRYLFENKPLSDEFQNSSSVYKINANSTRPDLSHYQKIADHYRTTGYLNENALSFIFAAPEEILDVRLKENNPISNQENILKALSLNVYESPFYTEEGIRTTITENISSPLQGSLNKTYTKDDSDKSASIESQFVPETNDSYYLILDSRIDDEDAKLRLNGEDLSYYKTYRSDQIINVASNQNDQTIRFGFELLKDTLTIRDMKLYRFNQEQFEEVVAERKKEGITLTSFSQTNIEGTIKIAQDNPILLITIPFSEGWDVLVDGEKVNTFPVLGSLLGASIEPGDHHIQLKYKTPYLAEGMWISVGAFSVVLLLVIRNRKNRS, translated from the coding sequence ATGTTACGAACCGAATCAATAAGAAAAACACAAAAATTACTGCTATTATCTTTTTTATTGCCTTTTTCTATTATGGCAATCATTTATGTTTTCATGGGCGTTTATCCGTTTGGGAATAACACCCTTTTAACGATTGATTTAGGCCAACAGTATGTTGATTTCTACAGTTATTATCGGCATACCCTTCTCGAAGAGCCACACGCAATCTTTTACTCCTTTGTAAAAGGAATCGGCGGAGAAATGGTCGGAGTCTGGGGGTATTATTTAAACAGCCCGTTTAATTTACTGCTGTTGTTATTTCCTCAACGATATTTACCAGTTGGAGTTACCTTATTAATACTCCTGAAAATTTCTTCTTCCGGCCTGTCTTTTGCCTATTTGCTAATTAAAAAATTTGACGGTCAAGGATATTTAGTACCTACTTTTGCTGTTTCTTATGCCTTAATGGGTTATACGATTGCTAATCAGTTAAATGTAATGTGGCTAGACGGGTTGATCCTCTTGCCTCTCATCGTTCTTGGAGTAGAGAAATTAATTGACGGTGAAAAAGGCTTCTTTTACACTGTCACACTAGCAATCATGCTTTTTTCTCATTATTATATCGCCTATATGATTTGTCTTTTTATTTGTTTTTATTTTTTATTTGCTTTATCAAAACAAGAACAAACAAAGGGTAAAAACTTCTCCGAGAGATTTATTTTTTATTGTAAAAAAACAATCAGCTTCGCCTTCCATTCCATTTTAGGAGCTTGTTTGGTCGCATTTTCTCTGTTGCCTAATTTCGTTTCTTTATTGGGTGGAAAAGCGAGTTACACTTCCGACGCGATTGATTGGAGTTTGGAGTACCCTTTTCCAGAAGTGCTTTCTAAATTCTATATAGGTTCTTTCAATTTTGACCAGCTTCCCAGTGGACATCCAAATTTATTCATCGGTACGATCGCCCTTGTCGGTTTTCTTTTTTATTTTTTTAACCGTCAGTTTTCGCTGAAAGAGCGTATGGTAGCACTGGCTGTTACTGTCTTTTTCTTTTTATCGATGAACGTACAGATTTTGAATAAAGCATGGCATGGATTCCAAAACCCGATTTGGTATCCTTATCGATTCTCTTTTGTTGTGTGTTTCTTTTTCATTCTGAATGGCTTTCGTAGTATTCAAAAAAACAAATCTTTCCCGCTTTCTTTTGCCTGTTTGTTATTGATATTGCAAACTGGGAGTGCTTTATATGTTTTAGAACAAGATTTTGAATTTGTTATTCCCTTCCAAGTTCTTACCACGGTCCTCTTTTTAATATTTGTGCTTGTTTTATTCTTAGTCAGAGAAAGTGCATATAAGTGGATGCCCTACGTCTTGCTATTGACGGCAGTAGTCGAAATGAGCACCAATGCTGCAATCGATCTCACTCGCTTAAGTTATGTGAAAATGGCGCCTTTTAATGACTACCAGCTCGTATTAAACGATATGTTAGCGAATGTCCGCCCGAAGAAAGATGAATTTTATCGGATAGAAAAAGTTTTTCAGCGGTCTAAAAATGATAGTTTTCAAGCTAATTACCCATCCGCTTCACACTTTAGTTCGACTTTTGAAAAAGAAGTCCCCGAACTATATAGCTATTTAGGCTTTCCGGAAGGGAATGGATTTGTTTCCTATTCGACAGGTACTTTGTTTACAGATGCATTTTTTGGAATCCGTTATTTATTTGAAAATAAACCATTGTCCGATGAATTTCAAAATTCTTCGTCCGTCTATAAAATAAATGCAAATTCAACACGTCCTGATTTAAGTCATTATCAAAAAATTGCTGATCACTACCGAACGACTGGTTATTTAAATGAAAATGCACTTTCATTTATCTTTGCGGCTCCTGAAGAAATACTAGATGTTCGCTTAAAAGAAAATAATCCAATCAGTAACCAAGAGAACATTTTAAAAGCACTGTCTCTGAATGTCTATGAATCACCCTTTTATACTGAGGAAGGAATCCGTACAACGATTACAGAAAATATTTCTTCTCCGTTACAAGGTTCCCTTAATAAAACGTATACGAAAGATGATTCAGATAAGTCTGCATCCATTGAATCACAATTTGTACCTGAAACAAATGATTCTTATTATCTTATACTGGATTCACGCATAGATGACGAAGATGCAAAACTACGATTAAATGGAGAGGATCTTTCTTATTATAAGACGTATCGCAGCGACCAAATCATTAATGTCGCAAGCAATCAAAACGATCAAACCATTCGTTTTGGCTTCGAACTATTAAAAGATACCCTAACAATCCGAGATATGAAACTTTACCGCTTTAATCAAGAACAATTCGAAGAGGTTGTTGCTGAAAGAAAAAAAGAAGGAATTACCCTCACTTCTTTCAGCCAAACCAATATCGAAGGAACTATTAAAATTGCACAAGATAACCCGATTCTATTGATCACAATCCCTTTTTCTGAAGGTTGGGATGTTCTAGTTGATGGAGAGAAGGTAAATACTTTTCCAGTTTTAGGCAGTTTGCTTGGCGCATCTATTGAACCAGGCGACCATCACATTCAACTAAAATATAAAACTCCTTATTTAGCAGAAGGAATGTGGATTTCAGTTGGAGCATTTTCAGTGGTTCTCCTACTCGTCATCAGAAATAGAAAAAACCGTTCCTAA
- a CDS encoding DUF1189 family protein, whose protein sequence is MIPISLLRLITTTFFHPSEIWKAIELNKRKTTFLFLLICFFVSIPYFISGLSQFSLMANDMERIESHLPAFIIEDGQIIFEEPLDKAIVAKTDFVNLIIDTNDQYEDRLEQKDIQNTPINLLFSKEHVSFYATGIPITFAYTDLNGLTDNFLRTILLQFSNTTVVLILTMIVFSFITGTFEAVFHLFYFTLLANLLSAFMKVRLPFSINWKMIMLASAVPFLLFSVMNSFSIQPGGQTYILLTIVLYMYYKGVKSYLKNIT, encoded by the coding sequence GTGATTCCGATATCCTTACTCCGTTTAATAACAACAACTTTCTTTCATCCTTCTGAAATCTGGAAGGCAATCGAATTAAACAAAAGAAAAACAACTTTTCTTTTTCTGTTAATCTGTTTTTTTGTTTCTATCCCTTATTTTATATCTGGCCTCTCTCAATTCTCCTTAATGGCTAACGATATGGAACGGATAGAAAGCCATCTGCCAGCTTTTATTATTGAAGATGGCCAAATTATCTTTGAAGAGCCTTTGGATAAAGCAATTGTAGCAAAAACAGATTTTGTTAATTTGATTATTGATACAAACGATCAATATGAAGATCGTTTGGAACAAAAGGATATTCAAAACACACCTATTAATCTTTTATTCAGCAAAGAGCATGTGTCTTTTTATGCCACAGGAATTCCAATTACCTTTGCTTATACTGATTTAAATGGTCTTACTGATAATTTCTTACGAACCATTCTACTACAATTTAGTAATACAACGGTGGTTCTTATCCTTACGATGATCGTTTTTAGTTTCATTACTGGAACTTTTGAAGCAGTGTTCCATTTATTTTACTTCACTTTACTGGCTAATTTATTGTCAGCATTCATGAAGGTCCGCTTGCCATTTTCAATTAATTGGAAAATGATTATGTTGGCAAGTGCCGTTCCATTCCTATTGTTTTCAGTCATGAATAGTTTTTCTATACAACCAGGCGGTCAAACATATATCCTTTTAACGATTGTACTTTATATGTATTATAAAGGTGTAAAAAGTTATCTAAAAAACATTACCTGA
- the zwf gene encoding glucose-6-phosphate dehydrogenase, with translation MNTDISALFTIFGATGDLAHRKLYPSLFRLYKKGFINENFAVIGTARREWTNDYFHEVIAESVKDLVDNEDELVKFTSHFYYISHNVKDAAHYVELKKLSDRLDEKYTLKNNRIFYLAMAPEFFGTIGDMLKQNGLITKDGFSRLIIEKPFGSDLDTAKELNEQLSHSFTEDQIYRIDHYLGKEMVQNISAVRFSNMIFESLWNNKYIDNIQITLAETVGVEDRGGYYDRTGALRDMVQNHVLQIIALLVMEPPMSLSGEDVRAEKIKALRSLRVYKSKDEVWENFVRGQYTSNDEVAGYLDEPNVNSDSDTETFVAGKISVDNFRWAGVPFYIRTGKRMAQKETYIHVQFKHVSMDLFPTEDVDEIAEPNILTIHISPLEGFSLRLNTKKVGQGTEMKNIRMHQIMDEETLMNSPEAYERLLLDCLNGDPTNFTHWQEVEQSWRFIDQIRKIWDEEPDQLYQYESGTMGPKESYQLLEKDGNNWIEFNWKHTK, from the coding sequence ATGAACACCGATATTAGCGCACTGTTCACTATCTTTGGAGCAACGGGTGACTTAGCGCATCGTAAACTTTATCCATCCCTGTTCCGACTTTATAAAAAAGGATTTATTAATGAAAACTTTGCAGTTATTGGAACTGCTCGTCGTGAATGGACAAATGACTATTTCCATGAAGTTATCGCTGAGTCAGTAAAAGATTTAGTTGATAATGAAGATGAATTAGTTAAGTTCACTTCTCATTTTTACTACATTTCTCATAATGTTAAAGATGCTGCTCACTATGTCGAATTAAAAAAACTATCAGATCGATTAGATGAAAAGTATACGCTGAAAAATAACCGTATCTTTTATTTAGCAATGGCTCCAGAATTTTTTGGTACGATCGGTGACATGTTAAAACAAAATGGCTTAATTACAAAAGACGGTTTTAGTCGTCTCATTATTGAAAAACCATTTGGATCTGATTTAGACACTGCAAAAGAATTGAATGAGCAATTAAGTCATTCCTTTACAGAAGATCAAATTTATCGTATTGACCATTATTTAGGAAAAGAAATGGTTCAAAACATTTCTGCGGTTCGATTTTCCAATATGATTTTTGAATCACTGTGGAATAATAAGTATATCGACAATATCCAAATTACACTAGCTGAAACAGTCGGTGTCGAGGATCGTGGCGGTTATTACGATAGAACAGGCGCTCTCCGCGATATGGTGCAGAACCATGTCTTGCAAATTATTGCTCTACTCGTTATGGAGCCGCCGATGTCGCTGTCTGGTGAGGACGTTCGTGCTGAAAAAATTAAAGCGCTCCGCTCTCTCCGCGTTTATAAGTCTAAAGATGAAGTTTGGGAAAACTTTGTTAGAGGGCAATACACATCGAATGATGAGGTTGCAGGTTATTTAGATGAACCTAACGTAAATTCGGATTCCGATACAGAAACATTTGTTGCAGGAAAAATATCCGTTGATAATTTCCGTTGGGCGGGTGTACCATTTTATATCCGTACAGGGAAACGCATGGCTCAAAAAGAAACTTATATTCATGTTCAATTCAAACATGTTTCAATGGACCTTTTCCCGACAGAAGATGTTGATGAAATTGCTGAACCAAATATTTTAACCATTCACATTTCTCCATTAGAAGGCTTCTCTTTACGATTAAACACAAAGAAAGTCGGGCAAGGAACCGAGATGAAAAACATTCGTATGCACCAAATTATGGATGAAGAAACACTAATGAATAGTCCAGAAGCATATGAACGTCTACTATTGGATTGTCTAAATGGCGATCCTACGAACTTTACTCATTGGCAAGAAGTTGAACAGTCATGGCGTTTCATCGATCAAATCCGTAAAATATGGGATGAAGAGCCTGATCAACTATACCAATATGAGAGTGGCACAATGGGACCAAAAGAAAGCTACCAGTTACTTGAAAAAGATGGAAATAACTGGATCGAATTCAATTGGAAACATACAAAATAA
- a CDS encoding superoxide dismutase: MAFTLPDLPYDYNALEPHIDVDTMHLHHDKHHATYVKNANAALEKHPELAEKSVEELLKDIDSVPEEIRTAIRNNAGGHANHSLFWEVLSPNGGGEPTGAIKDVIDEAFGNFADFKEKFTAAATGRFGSGWAWLVVTDGKVEITSTPNQDSPLMEGKTPVLGLDVWEHAYYLKYKNVRPDYIAAFWNLVNWDEVNKRYEAAK; this comes from the coding sequence ATGGCATTTACATTACCGGATTTACCATACGATTACAACGCATTAGAACCACATATTGATGTGGACACGATGCACCTGCATCATGATAAACATCATGCAACTTATGTTAAGAATGCAAACGCAGCGTTAGAAAAACATCCTGAGTTAGCTGAAAAATCTGTGGAAGAATTACTAAAAGATATTGATTCAGTTCCAGAAGAAATTCGTACTGCTATCAGAAATAACGCTGGGGGACACGCAAACCACAGTTTATTCTGGGAAGTTCTTTCTCCAAATGGCGGGGGAGAACCAACAGGCGCAATTAAAGATGTAATTGACGAAGCATTTGGAAACTTCGCAGATTTCAAAGAAAAGTTTACAGCCGCAGCAACTGGTCGTTTCGGATCAGGATGGGCATGGCTAGTAGTAACAGACGGAAAAGTAGAAATCACTTCTACACCAAACCAAGATAGTCCATTAATGGAAGGTAAAACTCCTGTGTTGGGATTAGACGTTTGGGAGCATGCTTATTACTTGAAGTATAAAAATGTGCGTCCAGATTACATTGCAGCATTCTGGAATCTTGTTAATTGGGATGAAGTTAACAAACGTTACGAAGCAGCAAAATAA
- a CDS encoding penicillin-binding transpeptidase domain-containing protein produces the protein MGKSNQKHKKKKSHIPFRLNLLFFIVFILFSAIIVRLGYLQIIRGDEFEAIVRRTETTIVTQNVPRGLIYDRNGNVLVGNEAQHAVIYTRGTDDTATNMAETAGKLAEILTVDAENLTERDLKDYWAATHREALLERMTEEEKLLSGDKVYEVELSKITEEDINFSDEEKQAVAIFKSMNSATALTTVNIKNVDVTDQELAMVSENISSLPGIDISKDWTRVYPHGDLLKTILGGVTSEKAGIPTNLVESYLAKGYARNDRVGNAYLEQQYETVLRGSKAQYETITNQDGETIKTTQSYVGKQGNNLLLTTDIEFQKKIEEIATNYLESGSDSWGDRIYIVAMDPNNGDIIGMTGKQIDKNTGEVSDNVHGVLNESFIIGSSMKGATVLAGYMDGVISETDNTMIDEPMKFEATNKIASLFNQSYNNQVPLSDILALEKSSNTYMAKIAMMMGGKYTYEYEEKIDMDMDLALAKLRTYYGQFGLGVRTGIDLPSESTGYLGEASDPGQVLFEAFGQYDNYTPLQLGQYIATIANGGTRYAPRLVKEIRGTNSDGSLGPVELVKEPKIMNQLNVSSEAIARVHQGMWQVMHSPTAASTRIFGADYAYRAAGKTGTGESFYQGSIKSLTNEESTNSTFVAFAPFENPEISIAVVIPYLLNDTSPSTVIAKEVLDAYFKD, from the coding sequence TTGGGAAAGTCTAACCAAAAGCACAAAAAAAAGAAGTCGCACATACCTTTTCGTTTGAATCTCTTGTTTTTTATTGTATTTATTCTATTTTCGGCAATCATTGTTCGTTTAGGTTATTTACAGATTATTAGAGGAGACGAATTTGAGGCAATTGTAAGAAGAACGGAAACCACGATTGTTACTCAGAATGTTCCTCGGGGACTGATTTACGATCGTAATGGAAATGTCCTTGTAGGCAACGAAGCGCAACATGCCGTTATTTATACAAGAGGAACAGATGATACTGCGACCAATATGGCAGAGACAGCTGGTAAGTTGGCAGAAATTTTAACAGTTGATGCAGAAAACCTCACTGAAAGAGATTTGAAAGATTACTGGGCTGCCACTCATCGTGAAGCTCTATTGGAACGGATGACTGAAGAAGAGAAGCTTCTTTCAGGTGATAAAGTTTATGAAGTAGAACTGTCGAAAATTACTGAAGAGGATATTAACTTTTCAGATGAAGAGAAACAGGCAGTTGCTATTTTTAAAAGTATGAATAGTGCCACTGCACTGACAACGGTCAATATAAAAAATGTAGATGTAACAGATCAAGAACTTGCAATGGTTAGTGAGAATATTTCTTCCCTTCCTGGGATCGATATTTCGAAAGATTGGACACGCGTATATCCACATGGCGATTTATTAAAAACAATTCTGGGTGGAGTAACTTCTGAAAAAGCCGGAATTCCAACAAATCTTGTCGAATCTTATCTTGCAAAAGGGTATGCCCGGAATGACCGAGTGGGTAATGCCTACTTGGAACAACAATACGAAACCGTGTTGCGTGGTTCGAAAGCGCAGTATGAAACAATCACGAATCAGGATGGGGAAACAATTAAAACAACACAATCTTATGTTGGCAAACAAGGGAATAATTTACTTTTAACAACAGATATCGAGTTTCAAAAGAAAATTGAAGAAATTGCTACGAATTATCTGGAAAGCGGATCAGATTCATGGGGAGACCGTATCTATATTGTTGCTATGGATCCCAATAATGGCGATATTATTGGGATGACCGGAAAACAAATTGATAAAAATACAGGAGAAGTGTCTGATAATGTTCATGGGGTGTTAAATGAAAGTTTTATCATCGGATCATCAATGAAGGGTGCCACAGTTCTTGCTGGGTACATGGATGGGGTTATTTCTGAGACGGATAATACGATGATTGATGAGCCAATGAAGTTTGAGGCAACTAATAAAATCGCATCTTTGTTTAATCAGTCTTACAATAATCAAGTTCCTCTAAGCGACATTCTTGCTTTAGAGAAATCATCAAATACCTATATGGCAAAAATTGCAATGATGATGGGTGGTAAGTATACCTATGAATATGAAGAGAAAATTGATATGGATATGGATTTAGCGCTTGCTAAACTACGTACTTATTATGGACAATTTGGCTTAGGTGTTCGAACGGGGATCGATTTGCCGTCTGAATCGACAGGTTATCTTGGAGAAGCAAGTGATCCTGGACAAGTTCTTTTTGAAGCTTTCGGACAATATGATAATTATACACCCCTTCAACTGGGGCAATATATTGCAACGATTGCTAATGGCGGTACTCGTTATGCACCCCGTCTTGTGAAGGAAATAAGAGGAACGAATAGTGACGGTAGTTTGGGACCAGTCGAATTGGTAAAAGAACCAAAAATAATGAACCAATTGAATGTTAGTTCAGAAGCAATCGCTCGCGTTCACCAAGGAATGTGGCAAGTGATGCACAGCCCGACAGCTGCTTCTACGCGTATTTTTGGAGCCGATTATGCATATCGTGCTGCTGGGAAAACTGGTACAGGAGAATCCTTTTATCAAGGAAGTATCAAATCTTTGACAAACGAGGAATCAACAAATTCTACATTTGTCGCCTTTGCACCATTTGAGAATCCTGAAATTTCAATAGCAGTTGTTATTCCTTACTTATTAAACGACACTTCACCATCCACGGTAATCGCAAAAGAAGTGCTGGATGCGTATTTCAAAGATTAA
- a CDS encoding rhomboid family intramembrane serine protease translates to MENFSIRRKFRKKRIIMTYLFLGIQVIAFLLMTFMGGSQNTFTLYIFGAKVNEAIVMGEIWRLITPIFLHIGFMHLLINSITLYYLGSQLELTYGSIRFAIIYLLGGFMGNAMSFAFTPAISAGASTSLFGLFAATVVLGRLYPHNYAIRNMAQGFLILIVINFISGLTSSSIDNWGHLGGAMGGGLAACFIMIPNLAPIEKNIRIKMLIAYLLLAILFIAIGFRRFGMI, encoded by the coding sequence ATGGAAAATTTTAGTATACGTAGAAAATTTCGGAAGAAACGAATCATTATGACCTATCTCTTTTTAGGTATACAGGTAATTGCTTTTTTATTAATGACATTTATGGGCGGCAGTCAAAATACATTTACCTTATATATATTCGGAGCCAAAGTGAATGAAGCTATTGTTATGGGTGAAATCTGGCGCCTTATTACGCCTATTTTTTTACACATCGGTTTTATGCATTTGTTAATAAATAGTATTACTCTGTACTATCTGGGCTCTCAATTAGAACTAACGTATGGAAGTATACGATTTGCAATTATCTATTTACTAGGCGGATTTATGGGCAATGCGATGAGTTTTGCCTTTACTCCAGCGATTTCGGCGGGAGCAAGCACTTCTTTGTTTGGATTGTTTGCTGCTACAGTCGTGTTAGGCAGGTTGTATCCACATAATTATGCAATCAGGAACATGGCACAAGGCTTTTTGATTTTGATTGTTATTAATTTTATCTCTGGCTTAACCAGTTCTTCCATTGATAACTGGGGGCATTTAGGCGGGGCCATGGGCGGCGGATTGGCTGCATGTTTTATCATGATCCCTAATTTAGCACCGATTGAAAAAAATATTCGTATCAAAATGCTGATTGCTTACCTGCTTTTAGCAATTTTATTTATAGCTATCGGATTTAGAAGATTTGGAATGATATAA
- the rpmG gene encoding 50S ribosomal protein L33 — MRLNITLECTECKERNYLSKKNKRNNPDRLELKKYCPRERKVTLHREVK; from the coding sequence ATGAGATTAAACATTACTTTAGAATGTACAGAATGTAAAGAGCGTAATTATCTTTCTAAAAAGAACAAACGTAACAACCCTGATCGTTTGGAATTGAAAAAATACTGCCCACGTGAAAGAAAAGTAACTCTTCACCGTGAAGTAAAATAA